GGAAAACGAGAAAAGCTACCCAATGCTGAAGGAAAAAGCATGGCAAGCCAAACTAGCGTCAAGTTACCCTCGGACGAGTTTTGACAAGCCCCGAAAGTAATCCAAATACGTCACTCTAACAGCTTGGCTAAAATGAGAAGCCaaattttattatttatttagatattttataaaatagaaaattccTCAAAAAAGAAGAGGTCCACAACAACCTTGCTATTTTACAAAGTCAGACAGTGAGCGTCCATGATTGACTTTCTATGACCATAAATTTTTATTTTACATAGTCAGAAAGAACATTTGTTGGAGCCTATTTCTTACTAAACAAATTCTAAAATAGGCTCCACAACAAAAATAGCTAAGCCGTTGGAGTTGATATGTTTTCTCTTCATAATAAAGAGCCGACATCCACACACAATACAATGCCTAATAGACTTGTCAAGTGACGACACTGACAAAATATGAAAATACGTAGTGATAGACAGAGTACTTCAATTATCGACGCATAACTTAACAACCATTATTCCATTTGGGTTAAGCTATGTTTTCTTTATGAGGCTTGCCAAAAACTTATTGACATCTACCGCCTAGATATTGTACATGCCCTAACTTAGGTTCTCTAAAACGCCTTATGTTGATGACTAAGAGTAATTAATTTAGAGGAAGAATGGAACTAAATTGCATGCCATTTAATTAATTAGTTGACCTAGGCAAATGCAATAATAAGCAATTTTCACAAACCGAGAAAACAATTAAAAAAACTGTTGGCAATATATGGAGCATAGCTGCATAGGCATAGAAATGGCCACTCTTGACCAAGAGACACTTCTATCTCAAAAGGAGAGAAGAGAGAACCCAAGGATAATACAGTTACATGAATATGGTTTTCCCGACGACCCATATACCATGTTGCTATGTGCTAACAGCATCCTAGCTCTAAAACTCCCCAAAAATAAACAGCCTAAAGAATGGAAAATGGTCGCTGTCGACCCATCCTTTTAGTATGTACAGTGTAACCTCCCAGCAGTAATTgctactcttttttttttctctaacTTTATAATGGTTAAAATTAGGTCAAATAGTCAAATGATCCGAACAAACAGTAGCACAGCATGACAACAGCTTGGAGAATTTTCATCCAGATTCATGGAGGATGGCTCTCTTCAAACTTGTACCTTCCACCTAAACAGAAAGCATGCTCAGTAACTATAAACCCAGAGACTGATAACAAGAAATCCGATAAGTATCTAAATGGAATATCGGTGGATTTACCTGCCATCACAACTGGCAGTCGCCACTCTAAACAGAGGCAATGAAGTTCAGAAGTCTATCATTGCCATCCGCGGCAACCACCACAACTCCAATTGCCGCTCACAACGGGCTCTAAACCTTGGTCCCACGGTGAGCAATGCCGGTGTATGCGCAGGCCACAGACGGAACATCGTAGATCGGGTGGCGGCTGAGTATTCATGCAGTTGAGGCATGCTACCTCTTCAGGTGTGGGACCATTTGTTGGGAAGTTCATATTTGAAGCTCCATCTTCTACCATGAAAGACATATCATCAAAACCAACTCCTTGTTGAGCAAAGCTTCCGGTGCCGTTAACATCATCTTGCAGACCAGTAGCCATCCCAAATGCATTGTCAAGGTGTGTGTCATCAGCTTCAAGCAGCTCAGTGAACGAGAAATAAGTTTGGGGTTCATACTCATCCATCACAAAGCTGCCACAGCTAGTGTCATTCTGCTGGTGATTAGAAGTGAAATCAGGTGGGGCAGCATATGCAGTTCCTTTGGAAAAATCCCACCCCAATAGTTCTGAAGCATCCACACTGTCAGCCTCCGAAAAAGAAATTTCATTCATATGGCTGAAATTGATGTTTCCATTGCctgaaggctttgttgttgttgttgttgttgtcacaGGTTTACCAGCTTGATCAAGGTATTCAGAAATTTTAGTTTGTGCTCTTCTTATAGACAGCTTCTGGTTACTTCCTGGGGCAATGCTTGCCGTGTTCGCTGATATATCAACATCCCTTGTTTCTTCCCCAATTGGTTCAACTATTCCATATGAAGCAAGCAGTGGGTCCTGATCTGCTAAAGCAAAAGTCTCCTCACTAGATAGCATAGTTGACAGCAATGATGTTGCAACTGTTTGCTCACTAATTTCTGGTTCAGGCTTTACATAATTATCTGAATGAGGACATGGGGGTATGGCTCTCCTTCGGCACCTACAACATCGGTATCCAACCAACTCACCAAGCCTATCTTCATCAAGTTGCAAGGAATCACCATGAAACCAATCTGTAAGCAGGGAATTTCGAGATGTTAAAAAAAGAACCGAAACATAACACAAAAAAAGATAATGCTCTAAGCTACAGCAATGCTAAATAAACTTACTTGTGCACTTCTCACAGCGTACATACAGGAAATCCAGAGAATAAGCTTTGTCACATAGACAACATTTTGGTTTTATTGACGAACCTATACCATCCTTGCTTTTAAGGATTACATTATTCGCCCTGAACTCACTTCCATCATCCTTGTCATTCTTATTTTTCTTCCATATGAGACCAAAATATGTGATCGGTTGAACTTTTTTAGCCTTCGTTGGTTTTTCTGACTTTGACTTTTTAGCCTTTTTCTTTTGGACACTAGTGATATTCTGAGTTGCCACTTTAGCGAGTGGCTGGGCTTCCACCTTCACGAGTGGCTCGGCTTTCACATTGACAACTGGCTGGGTTGTAGCTTCCACCTTTCCAACTGGTTGTGCTTTAACCTTTGTGACTGGCTCGGCTTCAACTTTGGGAGCAGGTTCAGCAGAATGGGAAGAAGTAACCTTAAATACAATTCTGGGAGCGGCCACTGCCTGTTGGCCATTACTCTTCTGTTGATGCTGGATATAACTTGCATTTGTATTTGTATTGTAACTAGTGAGCATAAGACTCTGCTTCTGGAGGCATAACTTGCATATCAAACTGGAAGTAGCACTGCCTCCTTTGCTAACAACAGATCTTGATGTACACTCTTTATGACAATTACCTGAAAGTTATTTTTAGATAGCAACATTGTCACTAAAGTATTCGATATCAGAAATTGATCAAATATCTTCTTGGATATTACAAGGAAAAAATTTTGGAAAACAGATAATCTAAAAAGCACGGCATATATCCATACCTTGACAAGAGCTGCATTTAACAATATCCCTGCATGTGATCAATCAAAATAGAAAAAGTCAGTATCTCAAAAAGAATAAATGTATAATTGTTAATCAGTATATGAGGCGACGTAGAAAAACCTGTAGAGAACATCCTTCTTGCATGAGGTGCAGGGATAGACTTCTCCCTTGTGAAAGAGATAGGAAAAGACATCTCCGTCAGATGCTTTTACTCGCCTTGGGTATAAATTGGTAAAACAGTAAGAGTCTGGAATTCCTGGAGTAGGCAAGGAGCTAGCCTCAGCATGCTGCTCAAATTCTCGTAACATGTACAGTGGCACATGGTTTTCAGAAAACCACAATTTTCTACTTTCATCCTGATCACTTTCTGCTTCCAAGATATTTTTTGTCAGACGGACAGGAAGATGCTTTTGGTTGGGAAACTTAAGTGCATATCTTATCTTATTGTCGATTATTTTTTTATCACAGAGTACAGCATTTCTGAGGGCAGAAAAGTCAGCATCAGAGCTTTTTCCATCTGAAGGAATTTGATCTGGAGGGATGAACTCCTTCCATCTGATGTGGGAATCAAGATATCTAACCTGAGAGAAATGATTATTAGGTTTGTGCTAAGGTAGGTTCTTTGCAACATCAGGACAGAAGTGCAAACCTGCAGAGCAAGTTGAGATGAAGTCTGGCTTAGTCCAACACATGCTCTCCAGAAAAATTGCCGAGATCGTCTTGGAAAATTGGAACCTTCATGGTAAGATAAACCTGCTATCCTTTTTTTACCGCCTAGTAGGTGACAAAAACACGGCAACTTGTTCATGTCCTGAATACTGATAGAGGATCAAGTAAGACTTCTAATAGTTAAAACATGTAATACCTTGGCGAGCAGCTTTTCTTATGGTTGAATGTAGAAGAGCCCCCCTCTGCAAAGTACGTTTTGTTATATTTCCTCCGGTCCACCAAGTCCAGCTGTTGTCATCGTCAGTAGCAGTACCAGATTCAGACGCCAACAAACGTTTTCTGCCACGCCTTCCACCAGCCCCACGCTTTTGGTATTGTGCAGGACGAGATGCTACCGTCGATGGACCCGGAGATTCCACAGGCCAATCGTCTATTGGCTTCAACCAGCTTGCAGAAAATGCTACTCCACGGATGTTGCTTTCCAACTGCATATAATATGTAACAATTTTTAATACAACAATTGAATTCGTTTTTCACTGCTATTTATGGCAATAACCTTCTTCAGCTAGGCTATTTATCTTTCTTTCAATACCATTTATTGCATATCTAACTTGATTCTCCAAAAGCAATTAATACGCAATATTAATTCCAAAATACAAGTCatctggcttttctagatacattgtttaaATTAaatgtttttactatgtatctagacataatgtacaTCTAGATACGTAGacgtagcaaaagctatgtatctaaaaaagtcaGAACAACTTACAaattgaaacggagggagtactatataTCCACACTCTTTTGTTCGCCTACAAAAGACATCATCTAGTACTTATAATCATACCAGAGTTGTGCTAGTGAAGCACAAGGTGGCATTACCATGCAACTTTTCTATTTTGTTGTATCTGGTATGTTTATCGCAGTGGCTCTATTAGGAGAATTTTCTTTCGAGTGAGTTGCGTTTCACACCAGGTACAGTATTCTTTGTTTCCCTTTGCACTAGGGTTAACAAGCAATTTTATTTTGCACCCTGTTATGTTAAAGTAAGTTTCAACATCATGAAACCATAACAAATCTAATAAAACCTTCATGGTGCCTCATATACATGATTGAAAGCCACGAAGTCTCATGAAAGTTTTATTTCACAAGGTTTTGCTCAAAGCAAAACTTATTGTGGCATACACTGTCGAGAAATGAAAATATATACATATACCAGTTCAAACTGAAACAAGTTTAGCTTTACATGGGGCAAAGTAAAATTTACTATATCTTTCACTACTGAATTATCTATTTCACAAAACACCTTTCCAGCTATTTCTTTGAGTCAAATATCAATGATTTATAGGAACAATTTTTTGTTGGTTTCTAACATTAGAGTTAATTTCATTTATTAGATAAAATGCATGCAAGGATATTATGTACCTAGCTCAAGCTGCATAAGAaactgaaaaatattattctatttGATGCCACCTTAACACTGCTGGCATTCACAGCAATATGCTTATCACAACTTAGTTGTAGAATATTGAGAGGTATCAAAGGATGCCAAAAAGAAAATCCTGTAACTCACCTCAAGCAAGAGGGGTATTATAGTTCTGCAGTTGGAAGCTTCTTCTAGTTGTTGACGCCACCGTTCTCTCTGCTGCACGTCTTGTAGTGAACCAACCAACAGGGCACGCAAACTTTCCTCCATGTTGGCTAAATAAGCAGCAATACTGGGGAAGTGGCTGTCAGAATTTTTTATTACACGCATGGTGCTAAGAACTCGAGCAGAACTTTTAGCAGCATTTGTCGTGGTCATGTTAAGAAAACAAGCCTTTTTGTTTCCACTTGCTGAACTTCTGCAAGCAAGGCACCAACCACATCTATCTCTTGGAACTTCAATAAGCTTCTTTTCAGTACTCGGCCAAACAAATTGTGCGACTGCTGAGGAAAATGCTTTCAACTGTAGAACATTGTCTGCAGCCACTTTCCTCTTTGGTTTTAAGGTCAGTTGGGATGCGGAAACCTTACCTTCATCGGATGTTATAACAGCTAGATTGGCAGCAGCAGACGCTGCAATGTTGCCATGATTGTAGAGATTCATGTATGCTTGCGGTTTAAAAGAAGACGATTTTGCTGCCTTGCCACAACTCATGTTTCCAGATCTTTCAGTAAACAGCTGAAGCTGGTGTTTATCTTGCAAAGATGGACGAAATGATTCTGCCTTTGCAGAAACAGTGGATAAATCTGGATGATATATACTATGAGCTGGCTGTGCTTGTGCTATGTTAGACATAACCATTCCAACAGATCTATTCTGATGAGAAATGGAGGATGGCACAAATGGTCCAGAATTTCCATTTCTAGGTGCATTATGTATGTTGTTCTGAGCTGACAGAGCTTCCTTGCAAACTTCAACATTCTTCTCGGTGACAACACCTAATCTTGACATGCATTTTTGTTTCTCCAGGTGTTCAGCAGAGCACACTGTATACTGATTAGCGACAAATTTCTGTTGTGTATTTGTTTGAGGAAGTGCTACTGTTTTACTGTCCCCCCCATCTTTTGAAGTTGTCCAGCCACTTTCATCTTCTGACTTTGTTGGAGTAAAACTCAACATACTGGATTGTGGAGTATGTCTTGTACCAACTTTTTCcaatattgttgatctctcaCTCTGAACTGTACCGAGTAAATGTTTCCAGTATTCCATTATTTGCCTGCATATATCCACATATGCATCTGAGGGAGCAAGTCTCTGGAGGACCTTGACAACATCATAATGATTGTAATATCTTGCATAAGACTCTACATCTGAAGATGTTTCGATCCTGCAGTATTCGATGGAACAAAACATTAAAGGAAGTATAGGACAAACAATAGCAGGTCATGCAAAACAAATCTTTAGTAGACGTATTGTATGATTAATAAGCAAGAACTTACACCAGTAAATAGTTGCAGGTTCCTAAGAATAGCCTCCCGCACATATCAACGCCAAACATTTGAGCTCCTCTTGCACCACGTTCAATTCTTGATGAAGTTGGTCCAAGCTTGTTGACCACACATTCTGGACAGAACCAGTCTCCATGGGGAAGGAAAGCTTTGTTTTGACCAATACATCTCGAATGATATGCCCATGGGCAGCCATCACAGCATACCAAAGTCCCATCCATTCCACATATTCGACAATCATCACTATTGCCGTCCTGAGAAACATCTGCTACAGCAACATCTGGATTTGTTACATTTGGAGCACTTTCAAAGTTCTGTAAATCATTCATCATTTTGTAAGCTGAGGCCTTTGAGGCTCTAGTCGAGACTGCTCTTGAACCAGCCTCCCAAAAGGTGCTAGAATCTATCTCATATTCCATCTCCTCATTGTAGCCTACTCGATCATCCAGTACAGTTTTGAATTCTTCTGATTCAAGGACATGGTCACAGAGTATTTGCAGCACCCTCAACTTCGTGGCAACAGGAAGTTTATAGTATTCGGCAGCTAGGAGGTTTCTAGCAAAACTCTGCCCCCCTAGATTCTTAATGCACCTCATCACATACAGGTACTCTAGTAAGAAAGTTGGCCAAGTCAATGCATCTAGTAATGTCCAATCCAGATACCTGTACACGGTTCAAGGAAAGTGAAATATTGTCAGAATTTTAAGTAAAAAATAAATGCAATACCTATAAAATAGTTACTGTATTTAAAAGGGGGTTGATAGAGTATATGTACTTTAAGCAATTCGAAGCCATCTGAGATCCTTCAGCAGATTTAGATTCAAGATGCCGCTTCAGTGCCCGCAGTAGCGAGACATGTACGGCATCCAACAAGTTATTCTGAACAGCGCAATTAATGGCTGCAACAAAATCATCCAGCCCAAACGGACTCAGGAACAGCTGCACGCTGAAGGATCGCAGGAAGTTATAAACCGAAAAGAGATAGCTTATGGAATCTTCTGGCACAGGAATGTCTCCCGATGACGGGGGCAACTCCACAGCCTGTACAGGTGGGCGTGGCTCGGATGGTTCTTCTTTAGTGAAATCAGATGAATTACTCGAAGATTCGATATCCTCGGACATATCCGAGCCAGACCCACTATACTGCAGCGCATCACAGTTGGCAGGCATCTCGCATCCGTCAACCCTCTGCCTAGTACTTGCTGGCTCTTTCACCTCCGAGGCACTCCCCGACAAAACCAGCAGGTCTAGCTTCCTCTTCCTGCAGCTCACCTTCATGCCTAACGCACCGTTCTCGTTGGGCATGAGGAACTCCCGGAGCTGAGGAAACGCCAAATCCTCAGCATGTCCATCCTCAAACACCACGCTGTACACACCAGCTGTGCTATCATAGGACGCAACCTTCCCAATAAGAACGCACGCATGCCCCGGCACGTGGCGGCCAATGTAACGGCCGACCAAGCACTCCCCTGCCTCCTTGGCGCGCACCGGAAGGCCCCCAGCAGATGTGGCAGCAGTCCCTTGGTTCACCACCCTTCCATCAGTTTCCACCATCTTAACCTCTCCCGCCACAGCCGTTCCCGCGCATTCTTGTTCCGGAACACGGCTGTCATCCACCTCCATCTTCACTTCAGACGCCACAGCCGCTCTCACGCGCTCTTGCTCCCGAATACGGCTATCATCCACCTCCACTACTCTTCCATCAGCTTCCTCCATCTTAG
This sequence is a window from Miscanthus floridulus cultivar M001 chromosome 10, ASM1932011v1, whole genome shotgun sequence. Protein-coding genes within it:
- the LOC136486280 gene encoding DDT domain-containing protein PTM-like translates to MEDAAAGTGPRDDPDRAAPQGLAAASPAEAAAAGGVKTETAGGAEAPAAARAAGEAEPGGGGAAGRGGDAEGSASEPTAEANEGGGAAAAATACEERPAAREADGDGGAGKGRAAVHVASEVAQGGIAGGSRDVDPAVLEAKMEVVDLGGDASKQKQRSLSACMASEVDVGSDPGAEQDLGPVASEVEMEVGDSHVREQECAGAAGVSEVKMEVDGSRVQEQECAGTTMAGESKMEEADGRVVEVDDSRIREQERVRAAVASEVKMEVDDSRVPEQECAGTAVAGEVKMVETDGRVVNQGTAATSAGGLPVRAKEAGECLVGRYIGRHVPGHACVLIGKVASYDSTAGVYSVVFEDGHAEDLAFPQLREFLMPNENGALGMKVSCRKRKLDLLVLSGSASEVKEPASTRQRVDGCEMPANCDALQYSGSGSDMSEDIESSSNSSDFTKEEPSEPRPPVQAVELPPSSGDIPVPEDSISYLFSVYNFLRSFSVQLFLSPFGLDDFVAAINCAVQNNLLDAVHVSLLRALKRHLESKSAEGSQMASNCLKYLDWTLLDALTWPTFLLEYLYVMRCIKNLGGQSFARNLLAAEYYKLPVATKLRVLQILCDHVLESEEFKTVLDDRVGYNEEMEYEIDSSTFWEAGSRAVSTRASKASAYKMMNDLQNFESAPNVTNPDVAVADVSQDGNSDDCRICGMDGTLVCCDGCPWAYHSRCIGQNKAFLPHGDWFCPECVVNKLGPTSSRIERGARGAQMFGVDMCGRLFLGTCNYLLVIETSSDVESYARYYNHYDVVKVLQRLAPSDAYVDICRQIMEYWKHLLGTVQSERSTILEKVGTRHTPQSSMLSFTPTKSEDESGWTTSKDGGDSKTVALPQTNTQQKFVANQYTVCSAEHLEKQKCMSRLGVVTEKNVEVCKEALSAQNNIHNAPRNGNSGPFVPSSISHQNRSVGMVMSNIAQAQPAHSIYHPDLSTVSAKAESFRPSLQDKHQLQLFTERSGNMSCGKAAKSSSFKPQAYMNLYNHGNIAASAAANLAVITSDEGKVSASQLTLKPKRKVAADNVLQLKAFSSAVAQFVWPSTEKKLIEVPRDRCGWCLACRSSASGNKKACFLNMTTTNAAKSSARVLSTMRVIKNSDSHFPSIAAYLANMEESLRALLVGSLQDVQQRERWRQQLEEASNCRTIIPLLLELESNIRGVAFSASWLKPIDDWPVESPGPSTVASRPAQYQKRGAGGRRGRKRLLASESGTATDDDNSWTWWTGGNITKRTLQRGALLHSTIRKAARQGGKKRIAGLSYHEGSNFPRRSRQFFWRACVGLSQTSSQLALQVRYLDSHIRWKEFIPPDQIPSDGKSSDADFSALRNAVLCDKKIIDNKIRYALKFPNQKHLPVRLTKNILEAESDQDESRKLWFSENHVPLYMLREFEQHAEASSLPTPGIPDSYCFTNLYPRRVKASDGDVFSYLFHKGEVYPCTSCKKDVLYRDIVKCSSCQGNCHKECTSRSVVSKGGSATSSLICKLCLQKQSLMLTSYNTNTNASYIQHQQKSNGQQAVAAPRIVFKVTSSHSAEPAPKVEAEPVTKVKAQPVGKVEATTQPVVNVKAEPLVKVEAQPLAKVATQNITSVQKKKAKKSKSEKPTKAKKVQPITYFGLIWKKNKNDKDDGSEFRANNVILKSKDGIGSSIKPKCCLCDKAYSLDFLYVRCEKCTNWFHGDSLQLDEDRLGELVGYRCCRCRRRAIPPCPHSDNYVKPEPEISEQTVATSLLSTMLSSEETFALADQDPLLASYGIVEPIGEETRDVDISANTASIAPGSNQKLSIRRAQTKISEYLDQAGKPVTTTTTTTKPSGNGNINFSHMNEISFSEADSVDASELLGWDFSKGTAYAAPPDFTSNHQQNDTSCGSFVMDEYEPQTYFSFTELLEADDTHLDNAFGMATGLQDDVNGTGSFAQQGVGFDDMSFMVEDGASNMNFPTNGPTPEEVACLNCMNTQPPPDLRCSVCGLRIHRHCSPWDQGLEPVVSGNWSCGGCRGWQ